The following coding sequences lie in one Caproicibacterium argilliputei genomic window:
- a CDS encoding cytidylate kinase-like family protein: MNEKFVVTITRQFGSLGRPIAKQISENLGIEYYDRDIVDMTAKQMSLPVSTISDAEEHAKSAFFNMGYPLGMGTTEMQDQIFLAQSKIIMNLAEKENCLIVGRCADYILRDKKELLNIFIYAPYAARLRNCVERLNMQPAEAKRMIAQVDKARESYHKHYSGHSMADKDTKHIMIDSSFLGIEETCDVLTELIRRRFHL; encoded by the coding sequence ATGAATGAAAAATTTGTTGTGACCATTACACGACAGTTCGGCAGTCTGGGACGTCCGATTGCAAAACAAATCAGTGAAAACCTGGGGATTGAGTACTATGACCGCGATATTGTGGATATGACCGCAAAGCAGATGAGTCTGCCGGTTTCTACCATCAGTGATGCGGAGGAGCACGCGAAGTCCGCCTTTTTCAACATGGGCTATCCGCTTGGTATGGGTACGACGGAAATGCAGGATCAGATTTTTCTGGCGCAGAGTAAGATTATCATGAATTTGGCGGAAAAAGAAAACTGCCTCATTGTGGGGCGGTGTGCGGATTACATTCTGCGTGATAAAAAAGAACTGCTCAATATTTTTATTTATGCACCGTATGCCGCGCGCCTGCGCAACTGTGTGGAGCGGCTGAATATGCAGCCTGCAGAGGCAAAACGGATGATTGCGCAGGTGGATAAAGCAAGGGAATCCTACCATAAGCATTACTCCGGCCACAGCATGGCAGACAAAGACACCAAGCACATCATGATTGACTCCAGCTTTCTGGGGATTGAAGAAACCTGTGATGTCCTGACAGAGCTGATTCGCAGGCGGTTCCATTTATAA